Genomic window (Thermotoga sp. SG1):
ATGATTTCGATGTTTTCAAACAGCCTGTTGATCTTGGTTCAAAGACAATCCCGAACAGGTTCGTCGATCAGCCCATGGAAGGAAACGACGCCCAGATCGATGGAACGCCCGGTCCTCTCACTCTGAGACGCTACAGAAGGCTCGCCGAAGGTGGAGCAGGTATCATTTGGGTTGAAGCCATCGCCATCTCCAAAGAAGTGAGAGGAAACGATAAGCAACTGATGCTGATAGATGAAACAGTCGATGCTTTCAGAAGTTTTGTGGCCGAAATCAAAGATGTCTCTTTAAAAGTGAACGGTTTTGAACCCTACGTTGTAGCACAGCTCACTCATCCCGGAAGGTTTGGAAAGAACAAGAAGATCCTCTTTCATGACAAATTCCTGGACGAAAAGTACGGTATAACGAAAGACTTCCCGATTATGTCCGATGAAGAGTTGGAAAATCTGAAACAAGAATATCTGAAGGCGGCAAAACTTGCGGAGAAAGCAGGATTTGACGCTGTGGATATAAAGGCATGCCACAGATACCTTCTTTCTGAACTTCTGGCGGCTCACACGAGAGAAGGAAAATACGGTGGTTCTTACGAAAACAGAACAAAACTTTTGAAAGATATCATCAAATTGATAAAAGAGGGAACCAAGATAGACATAACGGTGAGACTGAACCTTTCCGATTTCATACCTTATCCGTATGGATGGGGTTCAAATGAGGAAGGATCACTCAATTTCACCGAACCGAAAAGACTTCTCAGAGAACTGGAAGATCTCGAAGCGAAAATCATCAACGTCACCGCATCCACACCATATCTGAAACCCCATATAAACAGACCTTACGATGAAATAGGAAAGTACAACCCTCCCGAACATCCCATCGTTGGGGTCGCACGCCTTTTGAATCTAGCGAAACTGGCAAAGGAAACCCTCACGAAAACCCTCGTAGTTGCCAGCGGATTCACCTGGTTTAGACAGCTTGCACCTTATGTTGCGGCCGGTGTCTTGAAAAACTACTGGTGCGATTTCGTAGGATTCGGAAGGATGACCTTCGCATACCCAGACTATCCGAAGGATATCCTTCTCAAAGGAAGTCTCGATCCAAAGAGAGTCTGCATCACCTGTAACAAATGTGCAGAGTTGAAAGCCGCAGGAGAAAGCTGTGGATGTGTGATCAGAGACAGTGAGGTTTACCTTCCCATATACAAAAAGATGGAGGAGAGCCAGAAAAAATGAGAAAATCCACCGTGAAGTTGAACGGCCACACCGTCAGAGTTTTCTCGCTCAACACAGTTGTGGTGGGATCTGGCGCTGCCGGCTTGAACGCAGCAGATAGGGTGTTTTCACTCGGGCAAAAAGACGTGGCTCTTGTGACCGAAAACCTCAAATGGGGAACTTCCAGAAACACCGGCTCTGACAAGCAAACTTATTACAAACTCACACTTGCAGGAGACACACCGGATTCCGTTTACGATCTTGCAGAAACACTCTTCAACGGTGGAAGTATGGATGGAGACATCGCCCTCGTCGAGGCTGCCCTTTCCACACGTGCCTTCTTCAGACTTGTAGAGATCGGAGTGCCCTTTCCACATTCAAGATACGGAGAGTACGTGGGATACAAAACAGATCACGACCCTAAGCAGCGAGCAACTTCTGCTGGTCCTTTGACTTCCTATTACATGTGTGAGAGACTCCTTGAAGAGGTCAGAAGAAAAGGCATCAGAATCTTTGAAGGATACCAGGTGATAGGTGTTCTAACAGATAAAAACAAAGAAAAAGTAATCGGCTTGATCGCCCTCGATCTGAAAAACATCAACGATCCGGAGAAGAGGTACGTTCTTTTCAACACCAGAAACGTGATTTACGCCACGGGTGGACCCGCCGGGATGTTCTACTTCCATTCGGTCTATCCCCCCGTTCATTTCGGTGCCACAGGTGCTGCCTTGGAAGCGGGTGTCTGGGGAAAGAATCTCACGGAGTGGCAGTTCGGGATTGCCTCCAGAAAGTTCAGATGGAATCTCTCTGGTACGTACCAGCAGGTTATCCCAAGGTACGTTTCCACGGATGAGAACGGAAACGATGAAAAGGAGTTCCTTGAAGAATACTTCCCCGACCCTTCAACGATGCTCACAGCTATCTTTCTGAAAGGTTATCAATGGCCGTTCGACGTAAGAAAAGTGAAAAACTACGGCTCCTCACTGATAGACATCCTCGTCTTTTACGAAACGGTGATCAAAGGAAGAAGAGTGTGGCTCGATTTCACAAGAAATCCGAGCTGGGGAAGCAAGAACGGTGAACTGGATTTTTCTCTCCTTGGAAAAGAGGCTTACGAGTATCTGAAAAACTCGGGAGCACTATTTGGACGCCCCATAGACAGACTCGAAAAAATGAACAGACCGGCCATAGAGATCTATCTACAACATGGAATAGATCTGAGAAAGGATTATCTGGAAATCGGAGTGTGCGCCCAGCACAACAACGGAGGCCTTCATGGAAACATCTGGTGGGAAAGTAACTTGAAACACTTTTTCCCGGTGGGAGAGGTAAACGGAACCCACGGTGTTTACAGACCGGGCGGAAGCGCTCTAAATTCTGGACAGGTGGGCGGAATAAGGGCCGCCCAGTACGTGGTGGAAAACTATTCTGGTGATCCATTGAAAGAGGAAGAATTCTTGGAAGAAGCAAGGGAACAAATTCTCAAAAAGATCGAACTGGGTGAACGCTTTGCAAAAAGGATCATCGGAAGGTCGAACATATCGTTCATCCTCAAAGGAACAAGCGATCGTTCTATGAAAAGCATGGGGATTGTAAGGTCTCTCGAAGAAGCAAGAAGGGGAAAGAACGAGGCACTGGAGGATCTCAACACTCTGGTCGACAGGATAGAAATTTCTTCGATAAAACAGCTTCCTTTCGCTTTCAGGTTACACGACATCCTTCTCACCCAGTACGTGTACATCTCTGCCGTTGAAAACTACATAGAGTCCGGTGGAAGAAGCAGAGGATCTTATATCGTCTACGATCCGAATGGAGAACTACCGGTTCCAAACCTGCCAGAGATGTTCAGATACAGTCTGGCGGATGAATCCTTCAACAGAAAGATTCAAAGAGTCGAATACAAAGATGGCAAGTGCGAGTTCTTCTGGGATCCAGTGAAGGAAATTCCAAGAGAAGATACCTGGTTCGAGACGGTGTGGAACAGCTTCATGAGACGAGAGATTTTCAGGTAAGGAGGAAAAAAGTATGAAAGAAGTATCCGTTGTGCTTGTGGGTATTGGAGGATACGGAAACAAATACGTTGAACACATTCTAAAAGAAGGAAGAGAAAGAGGAGTGCAGATAGCAGGGGCGGTCGATCCATCTCCTCAAAATTGCAGATTTTACGAGGAACTTAGATCTTTGAATGTTCCCATATATGATTCCCTTGAGGAATTCTACTCACACCACACAGTGGATCTTGCCATCGTATCTTCTCCCATACACTATCATTGTGAACAGACATGCCTTGCCGTCAAAAATGGCAGTCATGTACTCTGTGAAAAACCGGCCGCAGCAACGGTAAAAGAAGTCAAAAGAATGATCGAGTGTAGAGACAGATATAAAAAAATCGTTGCGATAGGCTACCAGTGGTCCTACAATCCGGCGGTTCTCAGATTGAAGAAAGACATACTCTCAGGAAGATTCGGAAGGCCTGTTCTATTCAAAACGATCGTTCTATGGCCCAGAGACACCGCTTACTACAGGAGAAATTCCTGGGCTGGAAAGATGAAAGTGAACGGCCGATGGGTTCTGGACAGTGTGGCAGGAAACGCGACAGCCCACTTCCTTCACAACATGTTCTTCCTGCTGGGTGAGAAAATGGAGGGCAGTGCTTACCCAGACAGCATCGTGGCAGAACTTTACAGGGCAAACGATATAGAGAGTTTCGATACGTGCGCTTTGAAGATGATGGTGAAAGATACACCGGTTTTCTTTTTTGCAACCCATGCGGTGAAGGAACGCATAGGACCGGTCTTTGAGTACAGATTCGAAAAGGCACGCGTTCTTTGCAACTATCCAGAGTATCCAGAAAGCGCAGAAAACCTTCTGGTGGTTTACAACGACGGAAAAAAGGAGGTCTACGGACCCACAGATCATGGAAGTATGAGAAAGCTCTGGATCGCGGTGGAGGTTGCTAGGGGGAAAGAGGAATTCATCTGCACTCTCGAGTCGGCCATGGCTCACACGATCGCTATAAACGGAGCTCACATTTCCATGAAAGGGATACAGGATTTTCCAGACGAAATGAAGAGAGTTGAGGGCAACCCGCCTCTGATCTGGGTAGAAGGATTGAAAGAAGCGATGGAAAAGGCGTACAAAAATGAGAAGATCTTCTCAGAACTTGGTCTTCCCTGGGCAAAACGTGGAGAAGAAGTGAGACTTGGGAACTTCGAGGGTCTTGAAGGAGAGATAACATGCTGAAGATATGTATCGTAGGTTCCTCCGGTCACTTTGGCTACGTCCTGAAAGGCCTGGACGAGAGATGTAAAATCATAGGAATCTCCCCCGGAACGCCAGAGGAAGACATGTCGAAACTGGAAAAAACTCTGCTCGAGATGAACATCACCCCGAAAAGGTACGAAGATTGGAGAAGAATGTTAGATGAGGAAAAACCAGACATCCTTGTCATAAACACGATCTTCTCTCTGAACGGAAAGATTCTGCTCGAGGCTCTTGAAAGAGGTATTCATTCCTTCGTAGAAAAACCCATAGCCACAACCTTTGAGGATCTTGAAAGAATCAAAGATACATACCGGAAAGTGAAAGGCAGAGTCTTTTTTGCTGCCATGTTCGGTATTAGATACAGATCTCACTTTCTTACCGCTAAGAGGTTAGTCGATGAAGGTGCAATCGGTGAGATAAGGCTTGTGAACACGCAGAAATCCTATAAACTGGGCAAAAGACCGGATTTTTACAAAAAAAGAGAAACCTTCGGTGGTACGATTCCCTGGGTTGGGATACACGCGATCGATTGGATACACTGGATCGTTGGAAAAAGGTTCCTTTCCGTCTATGCCACCCATTCACGCCGCCATAACCTGGACCACGGGGAATTGGAAACCACCGCACTCTGTCACTTCACTTTGGAAGAAGAGATTTTTGCCTCACTCACTATAGATTATCTCAGACCCCAGGGGGCTCCCACCCATGACGATGATAGAATGAGAATAGTGGGAACCGATGGAATTGTCGAAGTTATCCACGAAAGGGTTTTCCTGACCGATGACAAAGGCCACAGAGAAGTTCCCCTGGTGGAAGAAGGACAGATCTTCAGGGATTTCCTGAAAGAAATACGTGGTCAGGGAAAGTGCATGGTGACACCAGAGGATTCAATTCTCACCACGGAAGTTGCTCTGAAAGCAAGACTTTCAGCGGACACGGGGCGGATCGTTCAGATCTAAAGGAGGAAAATATATGCTCTACACGACATTCACTGCCATTATTCCTTCCTTTCTAATCATCCTCATCGGCTACACGGTGGGGAAGGTTTTTTCTAGAGAGGTCATGGGACTTGCTTCAAAGGTTGCAATCTGGGTGATGGTGCCAACGGTGACGTTCACTTTCATAAACGAGTACACTCCCAGCCTTTCAATCCTTGGAGAATTTGGTCTTGGAGTGGCCATAATTTTTGTTGTCTTCTATCTCTACTCCAGACTCTTTAAAGAGAAAAAAGAGGTGATTCACATCACCGCCGTGACAGCAAACGTAGGATATCTGGGATATCCCATCCTTCTTTCGCTGTGGGGGGAAGAAGCGCTCTCCCTGGGAGTGGTCTACGCCACTTTAAACATCATCATGTTTTCTGCCGTTCTTCCCATGTTTCTGGGAGAAAAAGTAAATGTCAAAAATCTTTTTAAACTTCCTTACATATACGCCTTGCTTGCTGGATTTCTCACAGGAAAGATGGGATGGAGTTATAGAGAACTTCCAGAGTGGATTGTAGATACCGTGCTCATGCTGAAACAATCTGCCATACCGTATCTTCTTCTCTATGTGGGAATGTCTGTTTCCAGATTGAAACTGGGCAGACATCTCTCAAGGGTAGGAGGAATCATTGTTGTGAACAAACTCTTTCTTGCACCACTTCTTGCACTGATCTTTGCGATGGTCTACGGACTCGAGGGACTCACCGCCAAGGTGTTCGTTCTGGAAACGGCCATGCCCGCTGCCGTGAACGCAGTTGTTCTCACCTCCGCTCTGGGTGGTGACAGCGAAACGGTGGGCTACGGTGTTACCCTCACCACCTTCTTTGCTATATTCACCCTTCCCATCTGGGCAGTTTTGCTCGAAAAGATCTTCGGTTGATCTTCCCGAAAAATTTTCCCCACATTGTGAAATACGTAACATGTAGAGTTTAAAATGGAACCGGGAGGTGATGTGATGATCACAACCACCATATTCCCGGGTAGGTACGTTCAGGGAGCAGGGGCGATTGATGTTCTGGAAGAAGAACTTTTCCGCTTTGGAGAGAGGGCGTTTGTGGTGATCGACGGTTTTGTAGACAAGAACGTGCTGGGAGAAGATTTCTTCGGTTCTTTCACAAGGGTCAGGGTAAACAAACAGATCTTCGGTGGAGAGTGTTCAGACGAAGAGATAGAAAGACTTTCAGGTCTCGCAAAAGAGGAAACAGACGTGGTGGTGGGCATAGGTGGCGGAAAAACTCTCGATACAGCCAAAGCGGTCGCCTATGAGTTGAAAAGACCCGTTGTGATAGTTCCAACCATTGCCTCTACGGATGCTCCATGCAGCGCTCTTTCCGTGATTTACACACCGAGTGGTGAGTTCAAAAGATACTTGTTCTTGCCAAAAAATCCAGATGTCGTTCTTGTCGACACCAAGATCATAGCGAAAGCCCCTGCAAAATTTCTTGTTGCCGGAATGGGAGATGCCCTTGCCACGTGGTTTGAGGCAGAATCGTGCAAACAAAAGCACGCACCGAACATGACAGGAAGGATCGGTTCAATGACCGCTTACGCACTGGCAAGGCTCTGCTACGAAACACTCCTCGAGTACGGCATGCTCGCAAAGAGATCTGTGGAGGAAAAGTCTGTCACACCGGCTCTTGAAAGGATCGTCGAGGCAAACACACTGTTGAGCGGTCTGGGGTTCGAAAGTGGAGGGCTGGCAGCTGCCCACGCCATACACAACGGCCTCACCGTTCTGGAAGAAACTCACAAGTATCTACACGGAGAGAAGGTTGCAATAGGGGTCCTCGCCTCGCTGTTTTTGACAGACAAACCCAGAGAGATGATCGAGGAAGTCTACTCCTTCTGTGAGGAAGTGGGACTGCCCACAACCCTGGCAGAGATAGGGCTCGGTGATGTTTCAGACGAGGATCTGATGAAAGTGGCAGAAAAGGCCTGCGACAAGAACGAAACGATACACAACGAACCCCGTCCTGTGACACCAGAAGACGTGTTCTTTGCTCTGAAAGCAGCGGACAGATACGGAAAAATGAGGAAAAACCTCACTTGACTTTTCTTCTTTTTTTCGTCTTGTTGTTGTTTGCCGCAAGAATCAGACGCCTTCTCAGAAGGTTGAGAGAGTCCGTGTACTCGTCTGCGAACCTGTCCATGGAGTTTATCTCCAGAATGACGATCCCGCTAAAACCAGACTCTCTTATTGTCTTGAAGACTCTATTGTAGGGGATGTCCCCTTCCCCGATGGGGAGGTGGAGATCCCCTATTCCGTACACGAATCTGAATGCTTCAACATCGGGTATTTGCTGGTACGTTTGAGAAGACTCACCGAAATTGTCACTGACGTGGAGTTCCACAGCGTAGGGCAGGCCCTTTTTCAACTCCTCGTAGAAGTTAAGGCCTCGATAGCTTGTGAGTATGAACAAGTGCCCAATGTCTACGGTGAGTTTCACGTTCGGATGGTTCACCTGCTTCACCAGTTCCAGAACTTCGGAAACAGAATGCTGGACGTTCTCCACACCGATGACAATGCCTTTTTCTTTTGCCAAGTCCGCCAGTTCCCGAAGGGCCAGGATCTCCGCTCGATGCTGTATTCTCTCTGGGACGTCGATTGAATGATCCACTTCGTTGTAATGATAGACGATGACTTCAGCGTTTATCTCTCCGGCAAACTCTATAACCGCTTCCATCACTTTGTAATGCCAGGGATTTGTCTTCCTCTTGAGGTTTATAACGTCCGGTGCGTGCACCGTGTACCTGAAGTTGTAATTGGAGAGTATCTCTTTTACCCTCTCAAGCCTTTTCTTTATGATGCGCCCTCTTGCTATCACGTCAAGCCCGGCAGCGGGAATCTCCGCATAGTCAAATCCAATACTTTTGAAGAACTCCAGTTCACTCACCAGTCTCTTTATCGATCCGTTCACCCTTCTTGTATCAACGTTTGTTCCAATACCTTTTATCATCTTCTACACCTTCTTCTCTATAAGATCGTCTCCTCCGTTTCCGGGTTGAAAAGATGAATCTTTTCTAGGTGCGGAACAAGAAACACCTTTTCTCCAACAGATGGAATCCGCTCTGGATTTCCGAACACCTTTATGAGTTCTCCTCTGTCGGTCTGAACGTTTACTATTATATCTCTCCCAAGGGGCTCGACCACGTAAACTGTACCGGGAATTGCGTTTTCTTGCTTAGTATAAATCACTTCACAGTGTTCCGGTCTTATACCAACGACCACCTCTTTCAGGTTCACTTTCAACTCTTTTGGAATCTTCAAAACCACATCGTCTCTTTTCAGAATTGTCTGGCCTTTTTCCACTTCCACAGAAAAACCCTTCAGGAAATTCGTCGGGGGATTACCTATGAACGAGGCAACGAACATGTTCTTCGGGTTTTCGTATATCTCATCCGGTGTTCCGTACTGAACGAGTTTTCCCTGGTTGAAGACCGCAATTCTCGATGCCATCGTCATCGCCTCTGCCTGGTCATGTGTGACATATACAGATGTGATTCCTAGTTCCTGCTGAAGATGCTTAATTTCTGCCCTCATGAGCATTCTCAGGTTCGCATCGAGATTCGAGAGAGGCTCATCAAAAAGGAGCACCTTCGGTTGCTTCACCAATGCCCTTGCGAGTGCTACCCTCTGCTGCTGGCCACCGGAGAGTTGAGAAGGTTTTCTTTCGAGAAGGTTGTCTATGAGGAGTTTTTGAGCGATTTCAACGACTCTTTTTTCTATCTCTTCTTTTGGCATCTTTCTTGCCCTCAGGGGAAAGGCGATGTTCTCAAAAACTGTCATGTGAGGATAGAGCGCATAGTTCTGGAAAACCATTCCCACTTCTCTGTATTTCGGTGGAACGTCGTTGACCAAAACATCGTCGAAGTATATCTCACCCGACGTGGGTTTGTAGATGCCAGCAAGCGTCAGAAGAGTGGTGGTTTTGCCACAGCCAGACGGACCGAGCAACGCAACGAACTCTCCATCCTTCACCTCGAAACTCACACCGTCAACCGCTTTCACTTTCCCGAAATATTTCTTCAAATTCACAACCCTGATGCTGGGCATTATCCCTTCACTCCCCCGATGGTTAGTTTTATCATGTGTTTGCTGACGAAGAAAAAGAAGATGATCGTTGGTATCATGTAGAACAATCCCACGGCGGTTACAAGACCGTAGTCTGCGAATCTGTAGTCTCCGATGAATCCCTTCACGTACTTTGAGAGCGTCCACAGGTTCTGCGAGAAGATGAAGGTGTTCACAAAAACAAATTCAGACCATCCGGAAAGGAAGGCAAAAATGGCAGTTACAGCGATCCCTGGCTTTACAAGTGGAAGAAGAATCTTTCTCCACACCTCGAATCTGCTGTAGCCATCAACAAGCCCTGCCCACTCGAGTTCCCAGGGGATACCATCGTAAAACCCCTTCATTATCCAGGTGCCCCACGGCACTTCCAGAGAGACTTTGAGGAGTATCACTCCCCAGAGGGTATCCAGCAGCCTAAGCGTCCAAAGAAGATAAAACACAGCCGTCATGAGAGATATTGCCGGAAAAGCATGAAGTGCGAGAATGAACTTCATCATAGAGGATCTTCCCGGAAAGTCGTACCTGGAAAGGGCGTATCCACCAAGACTTGTGATCGACACCTCTACTCCCATCACACCGAGTGCCAGCAAAGCGGTGTTCAGCGTAGTGTGCCAGATGTTCGGATATCCCTTGATCTCCTGCCAGAGGAATCTCCAGTTTTTCAGGGTGAGTTTTGTAGGAACAAAGCCGTTTACAAGATCTTCACTGAAAGATCTCAGAATGAGCCACACGTATCCCACCAGAATCGGTGAGGTTATGAGAAAAAGGACAAGGATTATCACAAAATTTCTGATTTTTTCCGAATTTTTTTGCCAGAACGAGAGTTTCATCATTCCACCTCGACCTTCGGTTTTTCCATAAGAGATTCAAAACCGAAAAACTTCATGTAAACGAGAGCGGAAACCACACCTATGATAACAAGGATGACCGAAAGGGCTGCACCGTATCCAAATCTGAAATGTGAAAAGGCGTTGTGGTATGTGTAGAGCGCCCACACCTCCGTTCTGTAAACAGGTCCACCGTCCGTGATGATGAGTATGTATTCGAAGGATGCGAGAAGGGAAAGTGTCTGGTATGCTGTCACGAAGAGAAGATGCCATTTTATCAGAGGAAGTGTGATTCTCCTCACCACCATGAACCAGCTTGCCCCATCGATGCAAGCTGCTCTGTAGTAATCCTCTGGTATGGATTTTATCGCCGCTGTGAAAACGAGCATTCCCATCGAAGCACCTATGAAACCGTTGGCAAAGATCACCATCCACATGGGAGCGCTGTGAAGCCAGTCCTGGGGAGGGAGACCGAAGAATCCCCGAAGAAAGTTCACAAGCCCGTATTCTGTAGGATCGAACATCCAGAGCCAGAGAAGTCCATAGACAACAGATGGTGTGAGTCTGGGAAGCATCCAGAGAGTTCTGAAAAAGTTACCCCACCTATCGCTGA
Coding sequences:
- a CDS encoding FAD-binding protein, which translates into the protein MRKSTVKLNGHTVRVFSLNTVVVGSGAAGLNAADRVFSLGQKDVALVTENLKWGTSRNTGSDKQTYYKLTLAGDTPDSVYDLAETLFNGGSMDGDIALVEAALSTRAFFRLVEIGVPFPHSRYGEYVGYKTDHDPKQRATSAGPLTSYYMCERLLEEVRRKGIRIFEGYQVIGVLTDKNKEKVIGLIALDLKNINDPEKRYVLFNTRNVIYATGGPAGMFYFHSVYPPVHFGATGAALEAGVWGKNLTEWQFGIASRKFRWNLSGTYQQVIPRYVSTDENGNDEKEFLEEYFPDPSTMLTAIFLKGYQWPFDVRKVKNYGSSLIDILVFYETVIKGRRVWLDFTRNPSWGSKNGELDFSLLGKEAYEYLKNSGALFGRPIDRLEKMNRPAIEIYLQHGIDLRKDYLEIGVCAQHNNGGLHGNIWWESNLKHFFPVGEVNGTHGVYRPGGSALNSGQVGGIRAAQYVVENYSGDPLKEEEFLEEAREQILKKIELGERFAKRIIGRSNISFILKGTSDRSMKSMGIVRSLEEARRGKNEALEDLNTLVDRIEISSIKQLPFAFRLHDILLTQYVYISAVENYIESGGRSRGSYIVYDPNGELPVPNLPEMFRYSLADESFNRKIQRVEYKDGKCEFFWDPVKEIPREDTWFETVWNSFMRREIFR
- a CDS encoding glycerol dehydrogenase; translation: MITTTIFPGRYVQGAGAIDVLEEELFRFGERAFVVIDGFVDKNVLGEDFFGSFTRVRVNKQIFGGECSDEEIERLSGLAKEETDVVVGIGGGKTLDTAKAVAYELKRPVVIVPTIASTDAPCSALSVIYTPSGEFKRYLFLPKNPDVVLVDTKIIAKAPAKFLVAGMGDALATWFEAESCKQKHAPNMTGRIGSMTAYALARLCYETLLEYGMLAKRSVEEKSVTPALERIVEANTLLSGLGFESGGLAAAHAIHNGLTVLEETHKYLHGEKVAIGVLASLFLTDKPREMIEEVYSFCEEVGLPTTLAEIGLGDVSDEDLMKVAEKACDKNETIHNEPRPVTPEDVFFALKAADRYGKMRKNLT
- a CDS encoding NADH:flavin oxidoreductase codes for the protein MKKRFKYKTLDEMRWEAISLGIDIPFSDDFDVFKQPVDLGSKTIPNRFVDQPMEGNDAQIDGTPGPLTLRRYRRLAEGGAGIIWVEAIAISKEVRGNDKQLMLIDETVDAFRSFVAEIKDVSLKVNGFEPYVVAQLTHPGRFGKNKKILFHDKFLDEKYGITKDFPIMSDEELENLKQEYLKAAKLAEKAGFDAVDIKACHRYLLSELLAAHTREGKYGGSYENRTKLLKDIIKLIKEGTKIDITVRLNLSDFIPYPYGWGSNEEGSLNFTEPKRLLRELEDLEAKIINVTASTPYLKPHINRPYDEIGKYNPPEHPIVGVARLLNLAKLAKETLTKTLVVASGFTWFRQLAPYVAAGVLKNYWCDFVGFGRMTFAYPDYPKDILLKGSLDPKRVCITCNKCAELKAAGESCGCVIRDSEVYLPIYKKMEESQKK
- a CDS encoding AEC family transporter yields the protein MLYTTFTAIIPSFLIILIGYTVGKVFSREVMGLASKVAIWVMVPTVTFTFINEYTPSLSILGEFGLGVAIIFVVFYLYSRLFKEKKEVIHITAVTANVGYLGYPILLSLWGEEALSLGVVYATLNIIMFSAVLPMFLGEKVNVKNLFKLPYIYALLAGFLTGKMGWSYRELPEWIVDTVLMLKQSAIPYLLLYVGMSVSRLKLGRHLSRVGGIIVVNKLFLAPLLALIFAMVYGLEGLTAKVFVLETAMPAAVNAVVLTSALGGDSETVGYGVTLTTFFAIFTLPIWAVLLEKIFG
- a CDS encoding carbohydrate ABC transporter permease produces the protein MKLSFWQKNSEKIRNFVIILVLFLITSPILVGYVWLILRSFSEDLVNGFVPTKLTLKNWRFLWQEIKGYPNIWHTTLNTALLALGVMGVEVSITSLGGYALSRYDFPGRSSMMKFILALHAFPAISLMTAVFYLLWTLRLLDTLWGVILLKVSLEVPWGTWIMKGFYDGIPWELEWAGLVDGYSRFEVWRKILLPLVKPGIAVTAIFAFLSGWSEFVFVNTFIFSQNLWTLSKYVKGFIGDYRFADYGLVTAVGLFYMIPTIIFFFFVSKHMIKLTIGGVKG
- a CDS encoding carbohydrate ABC transporter permease, which encodes MKRLKPLLLLSPLLVLVVIFFVIPVVLTIVIAFTDMDYSFVWNFVGFQNFKDISTDFIIPRVIANTFIYTFGTLGLFNLGTALLISLLTTSISDRWGNFFRTLWMLPRLTPSVVYGLLWLWMFDPTEYGLVNFLRGFFGLPPQDWLHSAPMWMVIFANGFIGASMGMLVFTAAIKSIPEDYYRAACIDGASWFMVVRRITLPLIKWHLLFVTAYQTLSLLASFEYILIITDGGPVYRTEVWALYTYHNAFSHFRFGYGAALSVILVIIGVVSALVYMKFFGFESLMEKPKVEVE
- a CDS encoding TIM barrel protein yields the protein MIKGIGTNVDTRRVNGSIKRLVSELEFFKSIGFDYAEIPAAGLDVIARGRIIKKRLERVKEILSNYNFRYTVHAPDVINLKRKTNPWHYKVMEAVIEFAGEINAEVIVYHYNEVDHSIDVPERIQHRAEILALRELADLAKEKGIVIGVENVQHSVSEVLELVKQVNHPNVKLTVDIGHLFILTSYRGLNFYEELKKGLPYAVELHVSDNFGESSQTYQQIPDVEAFRFVYGIGDLHLPIGEGDIPYNRVFKTIRESGFSGIVILEINSMDRFADEYTDSLNLLRRRLILAANNNKTKKRRKVK
- a CDS encoding Gfo/Idh/MocA family protein — translated: MKEVSVVLVGIGGYGNKYVEHILKEGRERGVQIAGAVDPSPQNCRFYEELRSLNVPIYDSLEEFYSHHTVDLAIVSSPIHYHCEQTCLAVKNGSHVLCEKPAAATVKEVKRMIECRDRYKKIVAIGYQWSYNPAVLRLKKDILSGRFGRPVLFKTIVLWPRDTAYYRRNSWAGKMKVNGRWVLDSVAGNATAHFLHNMFFLLGEKMEGSAYPDSIVAELYRANDIESFDTCALKMMVKDTPVFFFATHAVKERIGPVFEYRFEKARVLCNYPEYPESAENLLVVYNDGKKEVYGPTDHGSMRKLWIAVEVARGKEEFICTLESAMAHTIAINGAHISMKGIQDFPDEMKRVEGNPPLIWVEGLKEAMEKAYKNEKIFSELGLPWAKRGEEVRLGNFEGLEGEITC
- a CDS encoding ABC transporter ATP-binding protein, which codes for MPSIRVVNLKKYFGKVKAVDGVSFEVKDGEFVALLGPSGCGKTTTLLTLAGIYKPTSGEIYFDDVLVNDVPPKYREVGMVFQNYALYPHMTVFENIAFPLRARKMPKEEIEKRVVEIAQKLLIDNLLERKPSQLSGGQQQRVALARALVKQPKVLLFDEPLSNLDANLRMLMRAEIKHLQQELGITSVYVTHDQAEAMTMASRIAVFNQGKLVQYGTPDEIYENPKNMFVASFIGNPPTNFLKGFSVEVEKGQTILKRDDVVLKIPKELKVNLKEVVVGIRPEHCEVIYTKQENAIPGTVYVVEPLGRDIIVNVQTDRGELIKVFGNPERIPSVGEKVFLVPHLEKIHLFNPETEETIL
- a CDS encoding Gfo/Idh/MocA family protein; its protein translation is MLKICIVGSSGHFGYVLKGLDERCKIIGISPGTPEEDMSKLEKTLLEMNITPKRYEDWRRMLDEEKPDILVINTIFSLNGKILLEALERGIHSFVEKPIATTFEDLERIKDTYRKVKGRVFFAAMFGIRYRSHFLTAKRLVDEGAIGEIRLVNTQKSYKLGKRPDFYKKRETFGGTIPWVGIHAIDWIHWIVGKRFLSVYATHSRRHNLDHGELETTALCHFTLEEEIFASLTIDYLRPQGAPTHDDDRMRIVGTDGIVEVIHERVFLTDDKGHREVPLVEEGQIFRDFLKEIRGQGKCMVTPEDSILTTEVALKARLSADTGRIVQI